One stretch of Oceanipulchritudo coccoides DNA includes these proteins:
- the acpS gene encoding holo-ACP synthase produces MNISLPDGGIVRSVGTDLIECTRIQRVLERQKERFLERVYTEGERDYCMKMKNPVPHLAARFAAKEAVSKCFTTGIGGSIGWKSIEVIKGEREEPYIKLDEQGLALLSKLGGNEILISLSHTENYGLAVAVLVSD; encoded by the coding sequence ATGAACATTTCACTACCGGATGGCGGCATTGTCCGCAGTGTGGGCACTGACCTGATTGAATGCACCCGCATACAGCGTGTCCTGGAACGGCAGAAGGAGCGTTTTCTGGAACGTGTCTACACGGAGGGCGAGCGCGACTACTGCATGAAGATGAAGAATCCGGTTCCACATCTCGCTGCCCGCTTTGCCGCCAAGGAGGCTGTCTCGAAATGCTTCACCACGGGCATTGGCGGGTCCATCGGTTGGAAATCCATCGAGGTCATCAAGGGCGAGCGTGAAGAACCGTATATCAAATTGGATGAGCAAGGACTTGCCTTGCTTTCCAAACTTGGCGGAAATGAAATTCTCATTTCCCTCTCCCATACGGAAAACTATGGACTGGCCGTCGCGGTCCTGGTTTCCGATTAA
- a CDS encoding pyridoxine 5'-phosphate synthase — MSAEKRIRLGVNIDHAATLRQARYRGYERLRGEMVEPDPVALAIEAEKAGADGITVHPREDGRHIQRGDVLLLKEVLQVPLNMEMACTDEMFEFAVEVCPRTVCLVPEKREEISTEGGLDVLAREAWITKHVGLLLEKGIRTSLFIDPDTVQIEAAKRTGADYIELHSGSFANAYYGDEGEAEAKRLEAGVLMGHQLGLIVNMGHGINYTNIERVRGIPGIHEMNIGHSIISRALFTGIREAVREMKHLMNEEDLA, encoded by the coding sequence ATGAGTGCCGAGAAAAGGATCCGACTGGGTGTGAATATCGACCATGCTGCGACACTGCGGCAGGCACGGTACCGCGGCTATGAGCGTTTGCGCGGAGAGATGGTGGAACCCGATCCGGTCGCCCTTGCGATCGAGGCGGAAAAAGCCGGGGCCGATGGAATCACGGTGCACCCACGGGAAGACGGACGCCACATCCAAAGAGGAGATGTCCTGCTTTTGAAGGAGGTCCTTCAGGTGCCGCTGAACATGGAGATGGCTTGCACCGATGAAATGTTTGAATTTGCCGTGGAGGTCTGTCCCCGGACGGTTTGTCTTGTCCCGGAGAAGCGTGAGGAAATTTCGACAGAGGGCGGTTTGGATGTACTGGCGCGGGAGGCATGGATCACAAAACATGTTGGGCTGCTCCTCGAGAAGGGAATCCGCACAAGCCTGTTCATCGATCCGGACACTGTCCAGATCGAGGCCGCAAAGCGAACTGGCGCGGACTATATTGAACTGCATTCGGGCTCATTCGCCAATGCCTATTACGGAGATGAAGGTGAAGCCGAGGCAAAGCGCCTTGAAGCGGGAGTTCTCATGGGGCATCAGCTCGGATTGATCGTCAATATGGGACACGGAATTAATTACACGAATATTGAGCGCGTGCGGGGAATCCCCGGTATCCATGAAATGAATATTGGCCACAGTATTATCTCCCGCGCCCTATTTACAGGAATCCGCGAAGCTGTGCGGGAAATGAAGCACCTCATGAACGAGGAAGATCTGGCATGA
- a CDS encoding ribonuclease HII yields MARGLIPFDKRFLGEATCLVGIDEAGRGCLAGPVVAAAVCCDRAFYKSSRCASLCRGVDDSKRLSAEKRAAIVERFRGECHENWIQVGIGLASVEEIEEHNIFQANVLAMRRACARLKGVLQGGDVFLPAETPPILIDGRPIKTFPFPHRGVVKGDRQSFAIALAGIHAKEWRDAHMRELAGECPEYGFEQHKGYGTKTHLEAIRRHGETVHHRSLFLRKFRTQPASAERVRQDSLFEPSSHKVFQS; encoded by the coding sequence ATGGCACGCGGGCTCATTCCGTTCGACAAGCGATTCCTGGGCGAGGCCACCTGTCTCGTGGGAATTGACGAAGCGGGACGGGGTTGTCTTGCCGGTCCGGTAGTTGCGGCTGCGGTCTGTTGTGACCGGGCTTTCTATAAATCCTCGCGTTGCGCATCCCTGTGCCGTGGAGTGGATGACTCCAAACGCCTGTCGGCGGAGAAGCGGGCCGCCATTGTCGAGCGTTTCAGGGGGGAGTGTCATGAAAACTGGATACAGGTGGGAATTGGACTGGCCTCTGTCGAGGAGATCGAGGAGCACAACATTTTCCAGGCCAATGTGTTGGCGATGCGCCGAGCTTGTGCCCGTTTGAAAGGAGTGTTGCAGGGTGGAGATGTGTTCCTTCCCGCAGAAACGCCGCCCATCCTGATAGATGGACGCCCTATCAAGACTTTTCCGTTTCCGCATCGGGGCGTGGTGAAGGGCGACCGGCAGTCGTTTGCAATCGCCCTGGCGGGAATCCATGCCAAGGAATGGCGCGATGCTCACATGCGTGAACTGGCCGGGGAATGTCCTGAATACGGGTTTGAGCAGCACAAGGGCTATGGAACAAAGACACACTTGGAGGCGATCCGAAGGCATGGGGAGACCGTCCATCATCGTTCGTTGTTTCTGCGGAAATTCCGAACGCAGCCAGCCTCTGCTGAAAGAGTAAGGCAAGACTCGCTTTTTGAGCCCTCTTCCCATAAAGTATTTCAATCATGA
- the dprA gene encoding DNA-processing protein DprA → MILERRFALMALAALPGLGPVNIRRLDNALGGKVEHLLEMTEAERSVLCARNVVDQLGEWQKYFHPERVGNELKRLKADFITSEESDYPRRLGPYSDRPIGLYRCREGRTFGERCVAIVGTRQPSAYGRKVAREFAVELSCAGFTVVSGMAEGIDTEAHRAALESGGRTAAVLGGGLNRCYPSSNRELMEEIVQSAGVWSEFPLWRSADRRSFPQRNRIVSGVSEAVLVVESGLKGGSLITARMASEQGKPVYIIPGRIDAPESAGCHSLIRDGAQLVTSVEEILEDLSYLPEGLKNPGWGQIPELQGRKPKPEPQLSGLEASVWKVLGDKSHAHADSLANELGVSVSEISRTVTEMEIAGHLARRLDGCYERN, encoded by the coding sequence ATGATCCTTGAGCGACGATTTGCGTTGATGGCATTGGCGGCCCTGCCGGGTCTTGGCCCGGTGAACATCCGCCGACTGGATAATGCGCTAGGGGGCAAGGTGGAGCACCTGCTGGAGATGACAGAGGCCGAGCGGAGTGTGCTTTGTGCAAGGAACGTGGTGGATCAGCTGGGCGAGTGGCAAAAGTACTTCCATCCGGAACGGGTGGGGAATGAGCTAAAGCGCTTGAAGGCCGATTTCATCACCTCTGAGGAGTCAGACTACCCACGTCGCCTGGGGCCTTATTCGGACCGTCCAATCGGGTTATATCGTTGCCGGGAGGGAAGGACCTTTGGGGAGCGCTGTGTGGCAATTGTCGGGACACGCCAGCCGAGTGCATACGGGCGCAAGGTTGCCCGTGAATTTGCGGTGGAATTGAGCTGTGCGGGTTTCACGGTTGTGAGTGGCATGGCTGAAGGAATCGACACGGAGGCGCATCGTGCGGCTCTTGAATCAGGAGGGCGAACAGCAGCGGTGCTGGGTGGTGGATTGAACCGGTGCTACCCGTCAAGCAATCGTGAACTGATGGAAGAGATTGTCCAAAGTGCGGGCGTCTGGTCGGAATTTCCCCTTTGGCGGAGCGCGGACCGTCGAAGTTTTCCCCAACGCAACCGCATTGTCTCGGGTGTCAGCGAGGCGGTCCTGGTCGTCGAGTCGGGATTGAAAGGGGGAAGTCTGATCACTGCGCGGATGGCTTCCGAACAAGGGAAGCCGGTCTACATCATTCCCGGCCGAATTGATGCCCCCGAATCTGCAGGATGTCACAGTTTGATTCGCGACGGTGCACAGTTGGTCACAAGTGTGGAGGAAATTCTTGAGGATTTGAGTTACCTGCCCGAGGGACTGAAAAACCCGGGGTGGGGCCAGATTCCAGAGCTTCAGGGACGGAAGCCCAAACCGGAGCCACAACTTTCAGGCCTTGAGGCGTCTGTGTGGAAGGTTCTTGGAGACAAGTCCCATGCCCATGCGGATTCGCTGGCCAACGAGTTGGGCGTGTCGGTGAGCGAGATTTCCCGGACGGTCACGGAGATGGAAATTGCCGGCCATCTGGCCAGGCGGCTGGATGGCTGCTATGAGCGAAACTAG
- a CDS encoding NAD(P)H-hydrate dehydratase, translated as MNPLYPQFSIEAARAYESSVLKGDSSRTEAAMESAGTAIGMALLEDYLELNEWSESASILILGGKGLNTGDALVACEALLNYLPRMQLSLVSTVEESEMKPLVREVLSRLKSSLGEAFQIISVADYLAGPSTSFDVVIDGIYGLGFHPPLSEEVASLLRQVNGRSDVGLRLSIDLPSGLTEGSSEPDTFVADFTYIPGVAKKPCFEKENAGLVGRVRFLELEVFAGQPEQDCTDFVSSPNAHRAINRLRPSASDKRTYGHGLILAGSAHMPGAAIMATQGALHAGIGLATVFTPGRFYHYIAGSVPEAMWCPVPLKVDGTLDPDAVRIISQSTDKATSLLIGPGLQMDRSTSFTVCRIVRENPLPLVLDASALTQDVMAAILGRSLEAGPVILTPHPGEYARILGPKEDTTDPAILMSFCRKYRVILVLKGHPTTICDGHKIISVCTGGPVLARGGSGDILAGMLMAQLGQNHESPLETVISTVTWHGAAGDSLARQRGSVAVTTTDLLPHLSVALRS; from the coding sequence ATGAACCCACTTTACCCCCAGTTTTCCATCGAGGCGGCGCGCGCCTATGAATCCTCTGTATTGAAAGGCGATTCCAGCCGCACCGAAGCCGCCATGGAAAGTGCTGGAACGGCCATCGGGATGGCCTTGCTTGAGGATTATCTGGAGCTCAATGAATGGTCTGAGTCAGCAAGTATCCTGATTCTTGGTGGAAAGGGACTGAACACGGGAGACGCCCTGGTTGCCTGTGAAGCCCTGCTCAATTACCTTCCAAGGATGCAGCTGAGTCTGGTTTCCACCGTGGAGGAGAGCGAAATGAAGCCGCTGGTCAGGGAGGTTCTTTCGCGGTTGAAGAGTTCTCTGGGCGAAGCCTTTCAAATTATTTCCGTTGCCGATTATCTTGCCGGCCCTTCTACCAGCTTCGATGTTGTGATCGATGGCATTTATGGCCTCGGTTTTCACCCGCCCCTGAGCGAGGAAGTTGCATCCCTGCTCAGGCAAGTGAATGGACGGAGCGATGTGGGTCTTCGTCTATCGATTGATCTGCCCAGTGGATTGACGGAAGGCAGCTCTGAGCCGGATACTTTTGTCGCGGATTTTACCTACATTCCCGGGGTTGCCAAAAAGCCTTGTTTTGAAAAGGAGAACGCAGGCCTTGTCGGACGGGTACGCTTCCTCGAGCTGGAGGTTTTTGCCGGGCAACCCGAACAGGATTGCACGGATTTTGTTTCTTCCCCCAACGCCCACAGGGCAATCAACCGCCTTCGCCCGTCGGCCAGCGACAAGCGAACCTATGGGCACGGATTGATCCTCGCGGGATCCGCCCATATGCCGGGAGCGGCAATCATGGCCACCCAAGGAGCCCTGCACGCGGGGATCGGGCTTGCCACCGTGTTTACCCCGGGTCGATTTTATCATTATATCGCCGGATCGGTGCCGGAGGCTATGTGGTGTCCCGTCCCGCTGAAAGTGGACGGCACACTTGATCCTGATGCGGTTCGTATTATTTCCCAATCCACGGACAAGGCCACCTCGCTTCTCATTGGTCCGGGTTTGCAGATGGACCGGTCGACGTCCTTTACAGTTTGCCGGATTGTGCGGGAAAATCCACTTCCACTGGTCCTGGATGCGTCGGCCCTGACGCAGGATGTGATGGCGGCCATTCTCGGGCGGTCGCTCGAGGCGGGTCCGGTCATCCTGACGCCGCATCCGGGCGAGTATGCCCGCATTCTCGGTCCCAAGGAGGACACCACCGATCCTGCCATCTTGATGTCATTCTGTCGCAAGTACCGCGTCATCCTTGTCCTCAAGGGCCATCCCACAACTATTTGCGACGGGCATAAGATAATTTCCGTTTGTACAGGCGGCCCGGTTCTCGCACGAGGTGGATCGGGAGACATCCTGGCTGGAATGCTGATGGCCCAGCTTGGTCAGAATCATGAATCCCCGCTCGAGACTGTCATTTCGACAGTTACCTGGCATGGCGCAGCAGGGGATTCCTTGGCACGGCAACGCGGGAGTGTGGCCGTCACCACAACCGACCTCTTACCTCACCTTTCAGTCGCCCTGCGTTCTTAG